In Gemmatimonadota bacterium, a single window of DNA contains:
- a CDS encoding 30S ribosomal protein S21 translates to MIEVKLDEGDRLEWALKAFKKKVLKSGILKELRRKRHYVKPSEARQLKSAAARRRARQKPRPSE, encoded by the coding sequence ATGATTGAAGTCAAGCTCGACGAAGGCGATCGGTTGGAGTGGGCCCTCAAGGCTTTCAAGAAGAAAGTCCTGAAGTCCGGCATCCTGAAGGAGCTGCGCCGCAAGCGTCACTATGTGAAGCCCAGCGAAGCGCGTCAGCTCAAGTCGGCTGCGGCGCGTCGCCGCGCCCGGCAGAAGCCGCGTCCGTCCGAGTAA
- a CDS encoding SDR family oxidoreductase, which produces MAPDPSSPLVLVTGATGYIGGRLVPRLLAAGYRVRCMVRDPSRLEGRRWRREVEVVAGDVLHPETLASALAGVDTAFYLVHSMAGGHEFHEKDMQGARNFSRALRDAGGRRIIYLGGLGDPAAELSVHLRSRQDTGDALREAGLPVTEFRAAVIVGSGSLSFELVRYLTERVPVLICPRWVFTRVQPISTRNVLEYLVASLSTPASIGQTIEIGGADILTYADMMTGYARVRGLSRRVVSVPFLTPGYSAGWVHLVTPVPSQIAKALIEGLRNEVVMHSDAARRIFPAMRLLSYEESVKLALERLDAGKVETIWSDALSTSVGDAAPVLLTTREGMEIERRQRVVRASPAAVFRAFTSLGGERGWLSMNWAWQVRGILDRMVGGVGMRRGRRHPSEVRAGDAIDFWRVERVEDEQLLRLRAEMKVPGRAWLEFTVTPHESGGSLLSQSALFAPKGLLGWAYWYAMSPFHAWIFSAMIRQIGGIAERDGR; this is translated from the coding sequence ATGGCTCCTGACCCGTCGTCCCCACTCGTCCTCGTCACCGGCGCCACCGGCTACATCGGCGGACGGCTGGTGCCGCGATTGCTGGCGGCGGGGTATCGCGTGCGCTGCATGGTGCGCGATCCGTCGCGGCTCGAGGGGCGACGGTGGCGGCGTGAGGTCGAGGTCGTCGCCGGGGATGTGTTGCACCCCGAGACGCTCGCCTCCGCCCTCGCCGGCGTGGACACCGCGTTCTACCTCGTGCACAGCATGGCGGGCGGGCACGAGTTCCACGAGAAGGACATGCAGGGGGCGCGCAACTTCTCGCGTGCCCTGCGTGACGCGGGCGGGAGGCGAATCATCTACCTCGGCGGACTGGGAGATCCCGCGGCGGAGCTCTCCGTCCACTTGCGTTCACGCCAGGACACGGGCGATGCCCTGCGCGAGGCCGGACTCCCGGTCACGGAGTTCCGCGCCGCGGTGATCGTCGGGTCGGGGAGCCTGTCGTTCGAACTCGTCCGCTATCTCACCGAGCGCGTCCCGGTGCTCATCTGCCCGCGGTGGGTCTTCACCCGCGTGCAGCCCATCTCGACCCGCAACGTGCTCGAGTATCTCGTCGCGTCGTTGTCGACGCCGGCGAGCATCGGCCAGACAATCGAGATCGGTGGGGCCGACATCCTCACCTACGCCGACATGATGACGGGCTATGCGCGCGTGCGCGGGCTGTCGCGGCGGGTCGTCTCCGTACCGTTTCTCACCCCGGGGTACTCGGCGGGGTGGGTGCACCTGGTCACGCCGGTCCCGAGCCAGATCGCCAAGGCGTTGATCGAGGGGCTGCGCAACGAGGTGGTGATGCACAGCGACGCGGCGCGCCGGATCTTCCCCGCCATGCGCCTGCTGAGCTACGAGGAGTCCGTGAAGCTGGCGCTGGAACGGCTCGACGCGGGCAAGGTGGAGACGATCTGGAGCGACGCCCTGTCGACATCGGTGGGGGACGCCGCGCCGGTGTTGCTGACGACGCGTGAGGGGATGGAGATCGAGCGGCGGCAGCGCGTCGTCCGCGCCTCGCCGGCGGCCGTGTTCCGGGCCTTTACGTCGTTAGGCGGCGAGCGCGGGTGGCTGTCGATGAACTGGGCCTGGCAGGTGCGCGGCATCCTGGATCGCATGGTGGGCGGCGTCGGGATGCGGCGCGGGCGACGTCACCCCAGCGAGGTGCGCGCGGGCGACGCCATCGATTTCTGGCGCGTGGAACGGGTGGAAGACGAACAGCTGCTGCGCTTGCGCGCCGAGATGAAGGTCCCGGGGCGCGCGTGGCTGGAGTTCACCGTCACGCCGCACGAGTCCGGCGGATCGTTGTTGTCGCAGTCGGCGCTCTTTGCGCCCAAGGGGCTCCTGGGCTGGGCGTACTGGTACGCCATGTCGCCATTCCACGCGTGGATCTTCAGCGCCATGATCCGCCAGATCGGGGGGATCGCGGAGCGCGACGGCCGCTGA
- a CDS encoding DbpA RNA binding domain-containing protein — protein MSDEVPARRAPRREEGIAESESKRPAFAPLRDKRPRAQGPAWDVARLYIGAGRTAKVRPGDLVGAIANEAGIDARAIGAIQIADRFSIVEVPEEIADDVVDALRNSTIKGKKVLVRRDRA, from the coding sequence GTGTCCGACGAGGTGCCCGCTCGTCGCGCCCCGCGGCGTGAGGAGGGGATCGCCGAGAGCGAGTCGAAGCGTCCCGCGTTCGCCCCGTTGCGGGACAAACGCCCCCGTGCGCAAGGCCCGGCCTGGGACGTGGCGCGGCTGTACATCGGCGCCGGCCGTACCGCCAAGGTGCGTCCCGGTGACCTGGTCGGGGCGATCGCCAACGAAGCCGGGATCGACGCGCGCGCGATCGGTGCAATCCAGATCGCCGACCGATTCTCGATCGTCGAGGTCCCCGAGGAGATCGCCGACGATGTGGTCGATGCCCTGCGCAACAGCACCATCAAGGGGAAGAAAGTGCTGGTGCGACGCGATCGCGCGTAG
- a CDS encoding FecR domain-containing protein, whose translation MPATFTPLTNDVLDGVRRGDEKTLERLFRSHFDALVEEAKAHLDDATLAPRVVETAVLRAWEKHESFETTASLEEFLHHAVHEGAIREKSRRAALHRFESHEGVHVNRANGHAAATVDEAWQHIANTLHAPPPDAASMAAKAEMSRHNAAEHMAAVGKRRSPLITLAYLLAAVAVVAGLLFTIFRESPDEKVTRFLKHPDSQEIMSKFGQIGSMTLDDGTKATIGADSKLLIPPGFNKEVRAVRVTGTASFEIAKQDLMAFEVRVGEASVVATGTKFAVNYDTATHVSLVRVEEGSVNFRFGEVVKPVAAGQAMMVDAKGAFSEADKSAQDEALAWTSGRLVVVNRTLRQALEQTRRWYGIALVPSDQALMERKVSIDASLDSSKEMIADLEESGSMKFGWDDKTMMLYDIGHVPAAKK comes from the coding sequence ATGCCCGCGACGTTTACCCCTCTCACGAACGACGTGCTGGACGGTGTACGCCGGGGAGACGAGAAGACACTCGAACGTCTCTTCCGGAGTCACTTCGATGCACTCGTCGAGGAAGCGAAAGCACACCTCGATGATGCCACCCTTGCCCCGCGCGTCGTGGAAACGGCGGTCCTGCGGGCGTGGGAGAAGCACGAGTCGTTCGAGACGACCGCGTCGCTGGAGGAGTTCCTGCACCATGCGGTTCACGAAGGGGCCATTCGCGAGAAGTCGCGGCGCGCGGCGTTGCATCGGTTCGAGTCGCACGAGGGGGTGCACGTCAATCGCGCCAACGGCCACGCCGCCGCGACGGTCGACGAGGCCTGGCAGCACATCGCCAACACCCTGCATGCGCCGCCGCCCGATGCCGCCAGCATGGCGGCCAAGGCCGAGATGTCGCGCCACAACGCCGCGGAGCACATGGCGGCCGTCGGCAAGCGTCGGTCGCCGCTGATCACGCTGGCGTACCTGCTGGCCGCCGTCGCCGTCGTGGCCGGGCTCCTCTTCACGATCTTCCGGGAATCGCCCGATGAGAAGGTGACGCGCTTCCTCAAGCATCCCGACTCGCAGGAGATCATGTCCAAGTTCGGACAGATCGGCTCGATGACGCTGGACGACGGGACCAAGGCGACCATCGGTGCCGACTCCAAGCTCCTGATTCCTCCGGGCTTCAACAAGGAAGTGCGCGCCGTGCGGGTGACCGGCACCGCGTCGTTTGAGATCGCCAAGCAGGACCTCATGGCCTTCGAGGTGCGCGTCGGTGAGGCGTCGGTCGTGGCGACGGGGACCAAGTTCGCCGTCAACTACGACACGGCGACCCACGTCTCCCTCGTGCGGGTGGAGGAAGGTTCGGTCAACTTCCGCTTTGGCGAGGTGGTGAAGCCGGTCGCCGCCGGTCAGGCGATGATGGTGGATGCCAAGGGGGCCTTCAGCGAGGCCGACAAGAGCGCGCAGGATGAAGCGCTCGCCTGGACGAGCGGTCGCCTCGTGGTGGTCAATCGCACGCTGCGCCAGGCGCTCGAGCAGACTCGGCGCTGGTACGGCATCGCCCTCGTGCCGTCGGATCAGGCGCTGATGGAGCGCAAGGTCTCGATCGATGCCTCGCTGGACTCGTCGAAGGAGATGATTGCCGACCTCGAGGAATCCGGCAGCATGAAGTTTGGCTGGGACGACAAGACGATGATGCTCTACGACATCGGGCACGTCCCCGCCGCGAAGAAGTAG
- a CDS encoding STAS domain-containing protein, with the protein MPAVAEANMIQAPIRLVAETRVDFRCAALDSLERAGDEGSPLLAIDMGETRDVDASGLGILVLVQKRARERGLSTRLLNTQHNIRSLLALTKLEGLFEFV; encoded by the coding sequence ATGCCTGCAGTCGCCGAAGCGAACATGATCCAGGCGCCCATACGCCTCGTTGCCGAAACGAGAGTCGACTTTCGCTGCGCGGCGCTCGATTCTCTCGAACGGGCGGGAGACGAGGGCTCACCGCTTCTGGCCATCGACATGGGGGAGACACGCGACGTCGACGCCAGCGGCCTTGGCATCCTCGTCCTGGTCCAGAAGCGCGCGCGCGAGCGCGGGCTGTCGACCCGACTGCTCAACACGCAGCACAACATCCGGTCGCTCCTCGCCCTGACCAAGCTGGAAGGGCTGTTCGAATTCGTCTGA
- a CDS encoding inorganic diphosphatase translates to MIHPWRDLPPGPHPPDEVTAVIEIPKGSRNKYELDKESGLFKLDRVLYSAVHYPGDYGFIPRTLHEDNDPLDIIVRIDEPTFPGCQIQSRPIGVLKMLDRGEPDDKILAVPSHDPLHHEYYDIADLPRHYLAEIEHFFQIYKDLEGKRMQIVGWEKSEVAMRVIQESIARYAARYLTEGP, encoded by the coding sequence ATGATTCATCCTTGGCGCGATCTCCCGCCTGGCCCCCACCCGCCAGACGAGGTCACGGCGGTTATCGAGATCCCCAAGGGGAGCCGCAACAAGTACGAGCTGGACAAGGAGTCGGGGCTGTTCAAGCTCGACCGCGTGCTCTACTCGGCGGTGCACTACCCGGGTGACTATGGCTTCATCCCGCGCACCCTGCACGAGGACAACGACCCGCTCGACATCATCGTGCGGATCGACGAGCCGACCTTTCCCGGGTGCCAGATCCAGTCGCGCCCCATCGGCGTGCTCAAGATGCTCGACCGCGGGGAGCCGGACGACAAGATCCTCGCCGTCCCGTCGCACGACCCGCTGCATCACGAATACTACGACATCGCCGACCTCCCGCGGCACTACCTGGCCGAGATCGAGCACTTCTTCCAGATCTACAAGGATCTGGAGGGGAAGCGCATGCAGATCGTCGGATGGGAAAAGAGCGAGGTTGCCATGCGCGTGATCCAGGAGTCGATCGCCCGTTATGCGGCGCGGTACCTGACGGAGGGGCCGTAA
- a CDS encoding substrate-binding domain-containing protein — protein MRSARRGLSGDRDRQRGRCRGHGASSREARAPTHRDGHGREKGHFDTAERLQGYRHALVEAGITPDERYEAQGDFSEASGHRAVQELLALPDRPTAIFCANDSMAIGGLAAVHDAGLRVPEDMTVVGFDDIPLAHYMSPPLSSVHVPVFEMGERAVTRLIAALKGEPVSERRHERLPTRLVVRSSCAAPPRE, from the coding sequence GTGCGAAGCGCGCGACGAGGACTATCAGGTGATCGCGATCGACAACGTGGGCGGTGCCGAGGCCATGGTGCGTCATCTCGTGAAGCTCGGGCACCGACGCATCGCGATGGTCATGGGAGAGAGAAGGGGCACTTCGACACCGCCGAGCGCCTGCAGGGGTATCGGCATGCGCTGGTCGAGGCGGGAATCACCCCCGACGAGCGCTACGAGGCACAGGGCGATTTCAGCGAGGCCTCTGGCCACCGCGCCGTGCAGGAATTGCTGGCCCTCCCCGATCGACCGACGGCGATCTTCTGCGCCAACGACTCGATGGCGATCGGTGGGCTTGCCGCGGTGCACGACGCCGGGCTTCGCGTTCCCGAGGACATGACGGTGGTGGGCTTCGACGACATTCCGTTGGCGCACTACATGTCGCCGCCGCTGTCGTCGGTGCACGTTCCCGTCTTCGAGATGGGTGAGCGTGCCGTCACGCGCCTGATTGCGGCGCTCAAGGGGGAACCCGTGTCGGAGCGGCGACACGAGCGCCTGCCGACGCGGCTCGTGGTGCGCTCCTCGTGCGCGGCTCCTCCGCGAGAGTAG
- the acs gene encoding acetate--CoA ligase, whose protein sequence is MSDIDVLLQENRKFPPSDAFARASHVNSTEMYERAARDYEGFWAEQAGSLDWFTRWHTVLDWQAPRAKWFEGGTLNVAYNCVDRHINTARRNKAAIIFEGEPGDRRTLTYWDLHIEVQKFANVLKKLGVTRGDRVGIYLPLVPEAAIAMLACARIGAIHSVVFGGFSPESLRDRMNDAQAKVVITADGGYRRGQIIPLKRNTDKALEDAPSVKHVVVVQRRTSGPIGEAYVEMQEGRDHWWHRLMQQADASCPPEPMESEDVLFILYTSGTTGKPKGIVHTTGGYLTAVAYTTKYVFDLRDEDVFWCTADVGWVTGHSYLVYGPLANGATCVMYEGAPDWPEKDRMWEMCARHGVTVFYTAPTAIRAFMKWGHDWPDGHDLSRLRLLGSVGEPINPEAWMWYHTHIGQGRCPIVDTWWQTETGAIVISPLPGVTHTKPGSATQPLPGYSAELVDSAAKPIPVGGGLLTLTRPWPSMLRTIWGDDQRYVDTYFSKWPGRPDLYFAGDGAKRDDEGYYWILGRVDDVLNVAGHRIGTMEVESALVEHPSVAEAAVVGKHHELKGQAIAAFVTLRTGFHQSGELRDELRDFVAQKIGAIARPDDILFSADLPKTRSGKIMRRLLRDIAEGRALGDTTTLADPHVVASLKDQYESQES, encoded by the coding sequence ATGTCCGACATCGACGTCCTGCTGCAGGAGAATCGCAAGTTCCCGCCGAGCGATGCCTTCGCCCGCGCCTCTCACGTCAACTCCACGGAGATGTACGAGCGCGCAGCGCGCGACTACGAGGGGTTTTGGGCTGAGCAGGCCGGATCGCTCGACTGGTTCACCCGCTGGCACACGGTGCTCGACTGGCAGGCCCCGCGCGCGAAGTGGTTCGAGGGAGGCACACTCAACGTCGCGTACAACTGCGTCGACCGGCACATCAACACGGCGCGGCGCAACAAGGCGGCCATCATCTTCGAAGGCGAGCCGGGTGATCGTCGCACCCTGACCTACTGGGACCTGCACATCGAGGTTCAGAAGTTCGCCAACGTCCTCAAGAAGCTCGGCGTCACGCGCGGCGACCGCGTGGGGATCTACCTCCCACTCGTTCCCGAAGCCGCCATCGCCATGCTCGCCTGTGCGCGCATCGGCGCCATCCACTCCGTCGTCTTCGGCGGCTTCTCGCCCGAGTCGCTGCGCGACCGGATGAACGACGCGCAGGCGAAGGTGGTCATCACGGCCGACGGTGGCTATCGCCGCGGGCAGATCATTCCACTCAAGCGCAACACCGACAAGGCGCTGGAAGACGCCCCCTCGGTCAAGCACGTGGTCGTGGTGCAACGCCGCACGTCGGGACCCATCGGCGAGGCATACGTCGAGATGCAGGAGGGGCGCGACCATTGGTGGCACCGCCTCATGCAGCAGGCGGACGCCTCCTGCCCGCCGGAGCCGATGGAGTCCGAGGACGTGCTGTTCATCCTCTACACATCCGGAACGACCGGCAAGCCCAAGGGGATCGTCCATACCACGGGAGGCTACCTCACCGCGGTGGCCTATACCACCAAGTACGTCTTCGACCTTCGCGACGAGGACGTCTTCTGGTGCACCGCCGACGTGGGGTGGGTGACCGGTCACTCGTACCTGGTCTATGGCCCGTTGGCCAACGGCGCCACCTGCGTGATGTACGAAGGGGCCCCCGATTGGCCGGAGAAGGACCGCATGTGGGAGATGTGCGCGCGGCACGGCGTCACGGTCTTCTACACGGCGCCGACCGCCATTCGCGCCTTCATGAAGTGGGGGCACGACTGGCCGGACGGCCATGACCTGTCCCGCTTGCGACTGTTAGGGAGTGTCGGAGAGCCGATCAACCCCGAGGCGTGGATGTGGTACCACACCCACATCGGCCAGGGGCGCTGCCCGATCGTTGATACGTGGTGGCAGACCGAGACCGGGGCCATCGTCATCTCACCGCTCCCCGGCGTGACGCACACCAAGCCCGGCTCGGCCACGCAACCACTGCCGGGCTACTCGGCCGAACTGGTCGACTCGGCCGCCAAGCCGATCCCCGTCGGCGGTGGGCTGCTCACCCTGACGCGCCCGTGGCCCTCGATGCTGCGGACGATTTGGGGCGACGACCAGCGCTACGTCGACACGTACTTCTCCAAGTGGCCCGGGCGTCCCGACCTCTATTTCGCGGGAGACGGCGCCAAGCGCGACGACGAAGGCTACTACTGGATCCTCGGACGCGTGGACGACGTCCTCAACGTCGCGGGGCACCGCATCGGGACGATGGAGGTGGAGAGCGCCCTGGTCGAACATCCCTCGGTGGCCGAAGCGGCCGTGGTGGGCAAGCATCACGAGCTCAAGGGTCAGGCAATCGCTGCCTTCGTCACGCTGCGCACGGGATTTCACCAGAGCGGCGAATTGCGCGACGAGCTGCGCGACTTCGTGGCCCAGAAGATCGGGGCCATCGCCCGCCCGGACGACATCCTGTTCAGCGCCGACCTGCCCAAGACGCGTTCGGGGAAGATCATGCGCCGTCTGCTGCGCGACATCGCGGAGGGGCGTGCGTTAGGCGACACGACGACCCTGGCCGATCCCCATGTGGTCGCGAGCCTCAAGGACCAGTACGAGTCGCAGGAGTCGTAA
- a CDS encoding cold-shock protein has translation MRITGTVKWFNDAKGFGFITPENGQKDCFVHHSAIQGKGFKSLAEGERVEFEVVQGQKGPAAENVVKLGR, from the coding sequence ATGCGTATCACCGGCACCGTGAAGTGGTTCAATGACGCCAAGGGCTTTGGCTTCATCACCCCTGAGAACGGGCAGAAGGACTGCTTCGTGCACCACTCCGCCATCCAGGGCAAGGGCTTCAAGTCCCTCGCCGAGGGTGAGCGCGTGGAGTTCGAGGTTGTGCAGGGCCAGAAGGGCCCCGCCGCCGAGAACGTCGTGAAGCTCGGCCGCTAG